From the genome of Bubalus bubalis isolate 160015118507 breed Murrah chromosome 2, NDDB_SH_1, whole genome shotgun sequence, one region includes:
- the C2H6orf62 gene encoding uncharacterized protein C6orf62 homolog isoform X1, which yields MGDPNSRKKQALNRLRAQLRKKKESLADQFDFKMYIAFVFKEKKKKSALFEVSEVIPVMTNNYEENILKGVRDSSYSLESSIELLQKDVVQLHAPRYQSMRRDVIGCTQEMDFILWPRNDIEKIVCLLFSRWKESDEPFRPVQAKFEFHHGDYEKQFLHVLSRKDKTGIVVNNPNQSVFLFIDRQHLQTPKNKATIFKLCSICLYLPQEQLTHWAVGTIEDHLHPYMPE from the exons ATGGGGGACCCAAACTCCCGGAAGAAACAAGCTCTGAACAGACTACGTGCTCagcttagaaagaaaaaagaatctctaGCTGACCAGTTTGACTTCAAGATGTATATTGCCTTTGTATTCAAGGAGAAG aagaaaaaatcagCACTTTTTGAAGTGTCTGAGGTTATACCAGTTATGACAAATAATTATGAAGAAAATATCCTGAAAGGGGTGCGAGATTCCAGTTATTCTTTGGAAAGTTCCATAGAGCTTTTACAGAAAGATGTGGTGCAGCTCCATGCTCCTCGATACCAGTCTATGAGAAGG GATGTAATTGGCTGTACTCAGGAGATGGATTTCATTCTTTGGCCTCGGAATGATATTGAAAAAATTGTCTGTCTCCTGTTCTCTAGGTGGAAGGAATCTGATGAGCCTTTTAGGCCTGTTCag GCCAAATTTGAGTTTCATCACGGTGACTATGAAAAACAGTTTCTGCATGTACTGAGCCGAAAGGACAAGACTGGAATTGTTGTCAACAATCCTAACCAGTCGGTGTTTCTCTTCATTGACAGACAGCACTTGcag acTCCAAAAAACAAAGCTACGATCTTCAAGTTATGCAGCATCTGCCTCTACCTGCCACAGGAACAGCTTACCCACTGGGCAGTTGGCACCATTGAGGATCACCTCCATCCCTACATGCCAGAATAG
- the ACOT13 gene encoding acyl-coenzyme A thioesterase 13 — protein sequence MARAKRRVHALSQRGRNVSDEVLDVSAPAAGEGTVVAGALGGGTGTLFGSRRLLTLLFCELQGSPALPRLSLKWSLGTGERFTMIWVKKAKTLLEGLTHSGKFNCFDRNLEKVTLVSAAPGKLVCEMKVEEQHANKIGTLHGGMTATLVDVISSLALLCTERGISGVSVDMNITYISPAKVGEDILITAHVLKEGRSLSFASVDLTNKATGKLIAQGRHTKHMGNRPFEGSVKKSNNECPE from the exons ATGGCAAGGGCCAAACGGCGCGTGCATGCGCTGTCACAACGCGGGCGAAACGTCAGTGACGAGGTGCTAGACGTCAGTGCGCCAGCTGCCGGGGAGGGGACAGTTGTGGCGGGTGCGCTCGGCGGCGGAACCGGAACGCTCTTCGGGTCCAGAAGGCTGTTGACCTTGTTGTTTTGCGAACTTCAGGGCTCCCCTGCTCTTCCAAGACTCAGTCTTAAGTGGAGCCTGGGAACCGGCGAACGGTTCACGATGATCTGGGTGAAGAAGGCAAAGACTCTGCTGGAGGGGCTAACGCACTCAGGCAAATTTAACTGTTTCGATAGAAACTTGGAAAAG GTGACTCTTGTTTCTGCTGCCCCTGGGAAACTGGTTTGTGAAATGAAAGTGGAAGAGCAGCATGCCAATAAAATAGGCACTCTCCATGGCGGCATGACAGCCACCTTAGTGGATGTCATATCATCGCTTGCTCTGCTATGCACAGAAAGGGGTATATCCGGAGTCAGTGTTGATATGAACATAAC GTACATATCACCTGCTAAAGTGGGAGAAGACATACTGATTACAGCACATGTTTTGAAGGAAGGAAGATCACTTTCATTTGCTTCTGTGGATCTGACGAACAAGGCCACGGGAAAATTAATAGCACAAGGCAGACATACCAAACACATGGGAAACAGACCATTTGAAGGCTCCGTGAAGAAGTCCAACAATGAGTGTCCAGAGTAA
- the C2H6orf62 gene encoding uncharacterized protein C6orf62 homolog isoform X2, whose translation MSENPSDPVSPVVRKKKSALFEVSEVIPVMTNNYEENILKGVRDSSYSLESSIELLQKDVVQLHAPRYQSMRRDVIGCTQEMDFILWPRNDIEKIVCLLFSRWKESDEPFRPVQAKFEFHHGDYEKQFLHVLSRKDKTGIVVNNPNQSVFLFIDRQHLQTPKNKATIFKLCSICLYLPQEQLTHWAVGTIEDHLHPYMPE comes from the exons ATGAGTGAAAACCCGAGTGATCCAGTGTCTCCCGTGGTGCGA aagaaaaaatcagCACTTTTTGAAGTGTCTGAGGTTATACCAGTTATGACAAATAATTATGAAGAAAATATCCTGAAAGGGGTGCGAGATTCCAGTTATTCTTTGGAAAGTTCCATAGAGCTTTTACAGAAAGATGTGGTGCAGCTCCATGCTCCTCGATACCAGTCTATGAGAAGG GATGTAATTGGCTGTACTCAGGAGATGGATTTCATTCTTTGGCCTCGGAATGATATTGAAAAAATTGTCTGTCTCCTGTTCTCTAGGTGGAAGGAATCTGATGAGCCTTTTAGGCCTGTTCag GCCAAATTTGAGTTTCATCACGGTGACTATGAAAAACAGTTTCTGCATGTACTGAGCCGAAAGGACAAGACTGGAATTGTTGTCAACAATCCTAACCAGTCGGTGTTTCTCTTCATTGACAGACAGCACTTGcag acTCCAAAAAACAAAGCTACGATCTTCAAGTTATGCAGCATCTGCCTCTACCTGCCACAGGAACAGCTTACCCACTGGGCAGTTGGCACCATTGAGGATCACCTCCATCCCTACATGCCAGAATAG
- the C2H6orf62 gene encoding uncharacterized protein C6orf62 homolog isoform X3 produces the protein MGDPNSRKKQALNRLRAQLRKKKESLADQFDFKMYIAFVFKEKKKKSALFEVSEVIPVMTNNYEENILKGVRDSSYSLESSIELLQKDVVQLHAPRYQSMRRAKFEFHHGDYEKQFLHVLSRKDKTGIVVNNPNQSVFLFIDRQHLQTPKNKATIFKLCSICLYLPQEQLTHWAVGTIEDHLHPYMPE, from the exons ATGGGGGACCCAAACTCCCGGAAGAAACAAGCTCTGAACAGACTACGTGCTCagcttagaaagaaaaaagaatctctaGCTGACCAGTTTGACTTCAAGATGTATATTGCCTTTGTATTCAAGGAGAAG aagaaaaaatcagCACTTTTTGAAGTGTCTGAGGTTATACCAGTTATGACAAATAATTATGAAGAAAATATCCTGAAAGGGGTGCGAGATTCCAGTTATTCTTTGGAAAGTTCCATAGAGCTTTTACAGAAAGATGTGGTGCAGCTCCATGCTCCTCGATACCAGTCTATGAGAAGG GCCAAATTTGAGTTTCATCACGGTGACTATGAAAAACAGTTTCTGCATGTACTGAGCCGAAAGGACAAGACTGGAATTGTTGTCAACAATCCTAACCAGTCGGTGTTTCTCTTCATTGACAGACAGCACTTGcag acTCCAAAAAACAAAGCTACGATCTTCAAGTTATGCAGCATCTGCCTCTACCTGCCACAGGAACAGCTTACCCACTGGGCAGTTGGCACCATTGAGGATCACCTCCATCCCTACATGCCAGAATAG